One stretch of Candidatus Obscuribacterales bacterium DNA includes these proteins:
- a CDS encoding helix-hairpin-helix domain-containing protein has protein sequence ELVKLDPKSIGVGQYQHDVDQKLLRKKLDETVESCVNYVGVDLNTASKELLMAVSGITPTIANNIVAYRNQNGVFRDRRSLLKVTKLGPKTFEQAAGFLRIRSGDNPLDNTAVHPESYAVVKAIAKDLGLDLHQAPEIAGHLKSTDLKRYVTDSVGEPTLRDMIQELEKPGRDPRSEFCYASFRDDVTELSDLAPGMELEGVVTNVANFGAFVDIGVHQDGLVHISQLADRFVSDPNQIVKVGQVVTVRVLEVNAALKRISLSMRSPDARSDRPKPLPAKASPSAKTSPSAKLEDLQAKFNRRPSRS, from the coding sequence GAGCTGGTAAAACTTGATCCCAAGTCCATTGGCGTGGGGCAATATCAGCATGATGTGGATCAAAAACTGCTGCGCAAGAAGCTAGATGAAACGGTGGAAAGCTGTGTGAACTACGTAGGAGTTGACCTGAATACGGCCTCCAAGGAACTGCTGATGGCGGTTTCTGGCATTACGCCCACCATTGCCAACAACATCGTCGCCTACCGCAACCAAAATGGCGTCTTTCGCGATCGCCGCTCGCTGCTCAAAGTGACGAAACTGGGGCCGAAGACCTTTGAGCAAGCTGCGGGATTTTTGCGCATTCGTTCGGGAGACAATCCCCTTGATAACACCGCCGTGCATCCGGAGAGCTATGCCGTCGTCAAGGCGATCGCCAAGGATCTGGGGCTCGATCTGCACCAAGCTCCCGAGATTGCCGGCCATCTCAAATCCACGGATCTAAAGCGCTATGTGACCGATAGTGTGGGTGAACCGACCCTGCGAGACATGATTCAGGAATTGGAAAAACCTGGTCGCGATCCCCGCTCAGAATTCTGCTACGCCAGCTTTCGAGATGATGTCACCGAACTGTCCGACCTGGCACCGGGCATGGAACTGGAGGGCGTAGTCACCAATGTGGCTAACTTTGGCGCATTTGTAGACATTGGCGTGCATCAAGATGGATTGGTGCATATTTCCCAACTCGCCGATCGCTTTGTGTCGGATCCCAATCAAATCGTGAAAGTCGGACAGGTGGTCACGGTGCGGGTGCTGGAGGTGAACGCTGCCCTAAAGCGCATTAGTCTATCGATGCGATCGCCTGATGCCCGCTCCGATCGCCCGAAGCCTTTACCCGCTAAGGCATCGCCATCCGCCAAGACCTCCCCATCCGCTAAGCTAGAAGACTTGCAGGCCAAGTTCAATCGTCGCCCCTCGCGGTCGTAA